A window from Manis javanica isolate MJ-LG chromosome 10, MJ_LKY, whole genome shotgun sequence encodes these proteins:
- the TMEM114 gene encoding transmembrane protein 114 isoform X1, with translation MRLHLGVLSGAAALSGALSFVLLAAAIGTDFWYIIDTERLERSGPGAANRSQPEPLSSHSGLWRTCRVQSPCAPLMNPFWQENVTVSDSSRQLLTMHGTFVILLPLSLILMVFGGMMGFPSFLLRVSLLLVLTGTLFLFGALVTLAGISIYIAYSAAAFREAQCLLGEKALLDQVDIRFGWSLALGWISFVAELLTGAAFLAAARVLSLSRRQDQAI, from the exons ATGCGGCTGCACCTGGGCGTGCTGTCCGGCGCGGCGGCGCTGTCCGGCGCGCTCAGCTTCGTGCTCCTGGCGGCCGCCATCGGCACGGACTTCTGGTACATCATCGACACCGAGCGGCTGGAGCGCAGCGGCCCGGGGGCGGCCAACCGCAGCCAGCCGGAGCCCCTGAGCTCGCACTCCGGCCTCTGGCGGACCTGCCGGG TCCAGAGCCCGTGCGCGCCGCTGATGAACCCCTTCTGGCAGGAGAATGTGACCGTCAGCGACTCGAGCCGCCAACTTCTCA CCATGCATGGAAcgtttgtgattctgctgccacTCAGCCTGATCCTGATGGTTTTTGGGGGGATGATGGGATTTCCGAGCTTCCTTCTCCGAGTGTCCCTCCTCCTTGTGCTCACGGGAACCCTCTTCCTCTTTGGAG CCTTGGTGACCCTGGCTGGGATCAGCATCTACATCGCGTACTCAGCCGCTGCCTTCCGGGAGGCGCAGTGTCTCCTGGGGGAGAAGGCCCTCCTGGACCAGGTGGACATCCGCTTCGGCTGGTCCCTTGCCCTGGGCTGGATCAGCTTTGTCGCCGAGCTGCTCACGGGGGCGGCCTTCCTGGCAGCAGCCCGCGTGCTCAGCCTGAGCCGGCGGCAGGACCAAGCCATCTGA
- the TMEM114 gene encoding transmembrane protein 114 isoform X2 has product MRLHLGVLSGAAALSGALSFVLLAAAIGTDFWYIIDTERLERSGPGAANRSQPEPLSSHSGLWRTCRVQSPCAPLMNPFWQENVTVSDSSRQLLSPERYHRKGSEEENEDGWSSTDLGKCGQFLLDLLRLGDVMLRIKTSP; this is encoded by the exons ATGCGGCTGCACCTGGGCGTGCTGTCCGGCGCGGCGGCGCTGTCCGGCGCGCTCAGCTTCGTGCTCCTGGCGGCCGCCATCGGCACGGACTTCTGGTACATCATCGACACCGAGCGGCTGGAGCGCAGCGGCCCGGGGGCGGCCAACCGCAGCCAGCCGGAGCCCCTGAGCTCGCACTCCGGCCTCTGGCGGACCTGCCGGG TCCAGAGCCCGTGCGCGCCGCTGATGAACCCCTTCTGGCAGGAGAATGTGACCGTCAGCGACTCGAGCCGCCAACTTCTCA GCCCAGAGAGGTACCACAGGAAAGGATCTGAGGAGGAAAATGAGGATGGATGGAGTTCTACGGACCTTGGAAAGTGTGGACAGTTTCTGCTAGACTTGCTGAGGCTTGGGGATGTGATGCTCAGAATAAAGACAAGTCCCTAG